Proteins from a genomic interval of Quercus lobata isolate SW786 chromosome 11, ValleyOak3.0 Primary Assembly, whole genome shotgun sequence:
- the LOC115966991 gene encoding probable terpene synthase 9, whose protein sequence is MELRIPYSFPSCLATLNHQRNATALTRKHTKRGKQCLSVLPSFVIVSAKFDETQVNQRRSANYHPSIWDQKLIESFTTPYSYEIHATRLEGLKQDVKTLLTSTKDKSVLLRLIDSMQRLGVSYHFEQEIEEVLKFQRPDVTSDLYTAALHFRILRERGFPVSSDVFDRFRSRDGRFIDSLSRDVEGLLSLYEASHLRMHGENILEEARDFSIKNLNLLMEKLDSNSAKKVKQSLEIPLFWRMPRVEARNFIDVYQKDNTKNLTLLELAKLDYNLVQSVYQQELKELERWWRDLGFKDKLTFSRDRLMENYMWAVGIIFEPQFSKCRIGLTKFVCILTAIDDMYDVYGLLDELECFTDAVKRWEMKAMEDLPIYMKICYVAILNFANEMAGDVIKDHGLNILTYLIEEESCYVEMSLSSGNFSGSCGHMCNEQTCVLRTSLSLHNFGRRFLGCSRYKVGPKCPFFIWIDNPTWPHGNEAAPLALEKMSRLQTALQLANERERTALEMAEEARQMAEKALEEEAKAKERERKARAVCAKVKEKAILAEEKQRMWKSTCILSWIFFVIVMLLCFGSIEFSGVKRPRLLPLK, encoded by the exons ATGGAACTACGAATTCCTTATTCCTTTCCCTCATGTCTTGCTACATTAAATCACCAAAGAAATGCAACTGCACTAACAAGGAAACATACGAAAAGAGGCAAGCAATGCCTATCAGTATTACCCTCCTTCGTTATCGTCTCAGCAAAGTTCGATGAAACACAAGTGAATCAACGACGGTCAGCTAATTATCACCCAAGTATTTGGGATCAGAAACTCATTGAGTCCTTTACCACTCCCTACTCA TATGAGATCCATGCCACTCGGCTTGAGGGGTTGAAGCAAGACGTTAAAACTTTGTTGACATCCACAAAAGACAAAAGTGTCTTACTGAGGCTTATAGATTCAATGCAGCGGCTAGGAGTGTCTTACCACTTTGAGCAAGAGATAGAAGAGGTTTTGAAATTTCAACGTCCAGATGTTACTAGCGATCTTTACACAGCCGCATTGCATTTTCGGATTCTAAGAGAACGTGGTTTCCCAGTTAGCTCAG ATGTGTTTGACAGATTCAGAAGCAGAGATGGGAGATTCATAGACAGCTTAAGCAGGGATGTGGAGGGACTTTTGAGTTTGTATGAAGCCTCGCACCTTAGGATGCATGGAGAAAATatattggaagaagccagggATTTTAGTATCAAAAACCTGAATTTATTAATGGAAAAATTGGACAGTAATTCAGCTAAGAAAGTGAAACAGTCACTGGAAATCCCCTTATTTTGGAGGATGCCTAGAGTTGAAGCTCGGAACTTTATTGATGTCTATCAAAAAGATAATACAAAGAACTTGACCTTACTTGAGCTGGCTAAGTTGGATTACAATTTAGTGCAATCCGTGTATCAACAAGAACTCAAGGAGTTAGAAAG GTGGTGGAGAGACTTGGGTTTTAAAGATAAGCTAACTTTTTCAAGGGACCGACTGATGGAGAATTATATGTGGGCTGTGGGTATCATTTTTGAGCCCCAGTTCTCCAAGTGCAGGATAGGCCTCACCAAATTTGTATGCATATTAACAGCTATTGATGACATGTATGATGTATATGGATTGCTAGATGAGCTTGAATGCTTCACCGATGCAGTGAAACG ATGGGAAATGAAGGCAATGGAGGACCTACCCATATACATGAAGATTTGCTATGTTGCTATTCTTAACTTTGCTAATGAAATGGCTGGTGATGTCATCAAAGATCATGGCTTGAATATTCTGACCTATCTTATTGAAGAG GAATCGTGTTATGTTGAGATGTCTTTATCAAGTGGTAATTTCTCGGGTTCATGTGGACATATGTGCAATGAGCAGACTTGTGTTTTGAGAACAAGTTTGAGTTTGCACAATTTTGGGAGGAGGTTCTTGGGTTGTAGCCGTTATAAGGTTGGTCCTAAGTGTCCTTTCTTTATTTGGATTGATAACCCAACCTGGCCTCATGGGAATGAAGCTGCACCTTTGGCTCTAGAGAAGATGTCTAGGCTTCAGACTGCTCTCCAACTTGCAAATGAGAGGGAAAGGACAGCTCTGGAAATGGCAGAAGAAGCTAGGCAAATGGCAGAAAAGGCTCTTGAAGAGGAAGCCAAAGccaaggagagggagagaaaggctCGAGCTGTCTGTGCAAAAGTTAAGGAAAAAGCCATTCTTGCTGAAGAGAAGCAAAGAATGTGGAAGTCTACATGCATTTTGTCATGgatcttttttgttattgttatgttgttgtgttttggcTCAATTGAGTTCTCTGGAGTGAAGAGACCTAGATTGTTGCCCCTGAAGTAG